One Burkholderia sp. WP9 genomic window, ACCGCCGCCAGACCCGCCAGCAAGGCCCTGTGAAACGCCTTCGGGTCCTGCATCTGCGGCGCGTGCCCCAACTCCGCGAATTCGACTAGCGTCGCGTGCGGAATCGCCTTCGCTGCCGCCTTACCCAGCTCAGGATAATGGCCGATCTTCGCCCGCACCTCGGGTGGCGCCGCGTCCTTGCCGATCGCGGTGGTGTCCTTCTGGCCAATCAGCAACAGCGTCGGCATGCTCAATTGTCCCAACTCGTACACCACCGGCTGCGTGCAAATCATGTCGTACAGCAGCGCGGAATTCCACGCCACGATCTGTTTGCCAGGACCGCGGTACATGCCCGCCAGCATCTGCACCCACGGCTCGTAATCCGCGCGCCATTGCCCCGCGTAATAGGTGGCCTGCTCGTAGCGACGAATGCCGTCGGCGGTCGTCTTCAGTTCGCGCTCATACCATTGGTCCACGGAGAGCGAGGGCACGCCCTTCGCCTTCCAGTCCTCCAGACCGATCGGATTGACCAGTACCAGTTGCTGCGTCTCGTGCGGATACATCAGCGCGTAGCGGATCGCCAGCATGCCGCCCGTGGAGTGCCCGATGACGGTCGCGTCGGTCACGCCGAGGGATTGCAGCAGCGCGTGCGTGTTCCGCGCGAGCTGTTGAAAGCTGTATTGATAGTGCTCGGGCTTGCTCGATTTGCAAAAGCCGATCTGGTCCGGCGCGATCACCCGATAACCCGCGTCGCTCAGTTGATGAATGGTCGCCTCCCACGTCGCTGCGCAGAAATTCTTGCCGTGCAGCAACACCGCTGTGCGGCCATTCGCATGCGCCGGTTTGATGTCCATGTAGGCCATGTGCAGCGCCAAACCTTGCGAGGTGAAGTCGTACTGGCCGACGGGCGCCGGGTAGTCGAAGCCCTGCAACTCGGGGCCGTAA contains:
- a CDS encoding alpha/beta hydrolase, coding for MSFRRLSLLAAVGVCTLACACGSAVFAASDATPANAATAQTTDSQASAAAVVAANATNATNATNAPNAPNATNAGSTGGDAGPAYGPELQGFDYPAPVGQYDFTSQGLALHMAYMDIKPAHANGRTAVLLHGKNFCAATWEATIHQLSDAGYRVIAPDQIGFCKSSKPEHYQYSFQQLARNTHALLQSLGVTDATVIGHSTGGMLAIRYALMYPHETQQLVLVNPIGLEDWKAKGVPSLSVDQWYERELKTTADGIRRYEQATYYAGQWRADYEPWVQMLAGMYRGPGKQIVAWNSALLYDMICTQPVVYELGQLSMPTLLLIGQKDTTAIGKDAAPPEVRAKIGHYPELGKAAAKAIPHATLVEFAELGHAPQMQDPKAFHRALLAGLAAVPTNR